CTGCGTTGACTCCTGTTCAGGAGGGATGGACCTGATCGAGGTCCTGCAGGAGTGCGCCGCCAGGGAGGAGAGCCGCGTATGAGCCTCTACACGCCCCATCTGATGCGCATCGAAGAGGTCCGCAGGGAGACGCCCGATGTGAAGAGCTTCAAGCTCCGCTTCCTCGATCCCGCGGTCGCGGAGCGCTTCACCTTCCGGGCCGGGCAGTTCGGCCTCTACTCAGCGTTCGGGGAAGGGGAGTCGACCTTCTGCATCGCCTCCCCGCCGACCTGGCGCGACCACATCGAGTGCACCTTCCGCGCGGTAGGCAAGGTCACGGACGCACTCTCCAAGATGGAGGAGGGGGACGTGATCGGCTTCCGCGGACCGTACGGGAACTCTTTCCCGATCGAGTCGTTCGAGGGGAAGGATCTCCTCTTCGTGATCGGCGGGATCGCCTTGCCCCCTCTGCGCTGCGTCATCTGGAACGTCCTCGACCTTCGCGACCGCTTCGGCGCGGTGCGGATCGTCTATGGGGCGCGCAGCGTCGCCGACCTCGTCTACAAGGACGAGCTCGAGATGTGGGAGGAGCGGCCGGACGTCGAGCTCGTGACGACGGTCGATCCCGGCGGAGAGACGTCGGACTGGAAGGGGAAGGTCGGGTTCGTTCCGACCGTCCTCGATCAGGTGGCGCCGCCCTCGAAGAACTCCCTCGCCTTCGTCTGCGGCCCGCCGATCATGATCAAGTACTCGATGCCGATCCTCGACAAGCTCGGCTTCGCCCCCACGGAGATCTACACGACTCTCGAGAATCGGATGAAGTGCGGGGTCGGCAAGTGCGGGCGTTGCAACATCGGCGGCACATACGTCTGCAAGGAGGGGCCGGTCTTCACCGCCGAGGAGATGCTGGCTCTTCCGATGACGAGCGACTACTAGGCGCCTGGAGGCCTTCGGCATGTTCTCAGAGCGGCGCGAACAGGCCATCCGCTGGATGCTGCGGGCTCACGAGGGGCAGGTCCGCAAGGCGGAGCCCGAGGTCCCCTACATCGCCCACCTGATCCACGTGGCCTTCATCGTCCAGGAGGCCGGCGGAGGGGAGGACAGCGTGATCGCCGCGCTTCTCCACGACGCTCTCGAAGATACGGACGTCACTCCCGAGGAGCTGGAAGGCGCCTTCGGCCCCCGCGTGACGGCGATCGTGCGGGAGGTCTCGGAGGACAAGACCCTTCGCTGGGCCGATCGCAAGGCGAGGATGATCGAGCAACTCCGCAAGGCGTCGCCCGAAGCCTGCCTGGTCGCCGCCGCCGACAAGATCCACAACCTCGAGACTCTGACCCATGCGCACAGGAGCAGCGGCCCCGCGATCTGGGAGAGCTTCCGAGGGGCGCCGGAGCCGACGCTCCGTTTCTACGCGGGGACCCTCGAGGCGCTTCGCGGGAGGATCCCCGAGATCCTTGAGGGGAATCTGGAGAGGGCCCTCGAGACCGCGCGCCGGTTGATCCTCGGCTAGGTGCCGTTCTCGGGCCGAGGCGGTTCGGGCAGCGCCGGCGGCCAGCGTCTCGCAAAGCCGCAGCGGAGGCTTGACGCAGCCCGCGGGGTGGCCATAGCCTCCACAACCTAGTCGTCAGCGATACGGATCGTACCGCGATCCGTCAGAGACAATCGGGCGGCGGTCGCGTCCCTGGCCTTCTGGGATGCGGCGGGAGGGCGGCAGCGTGGGCGGCTTCTTTGGCGTGGCCAGCAGGCAGGATTGCATCGCGGACCTCTTCTACGGGACCGATTACCACTCGCACCTGGGAACCTCCCGCGGCGGATTGGTCGTCCACGGCAAGCAGGGGTTCAAGCGCAACATCCACGACATCACGAACTCCCCGTTTCGGACGAAGTTCGAGCCCGACCTTCACAAGCATATCGGCAACATGGGCCTTGGCGTGATCAGC
This genomic stretch from Candidatus Eisenbacteria bacterium harbors:
- a CDS encoding heterodisulfide reductase subunit F, which encodes MSLYTPHLMRIEEVRRETPDVKSFKLRFLDPAVAERFTFRAGQFGLYSAFGEGESTFCIASPPTWRDHIECTFRAVGKVTDALSKMEEGDVIGFRGPYGNSFPIESFEGKDLLFVIGGIALPPLRCVIWNVLDLRDRFGAVRIVYGARSVADLVYKDELEMWEERPDVELVTTVDPGGETSDWKGKVGFVPTVLDQVAPPSKNSLAFVCGPPIMIKYSMPILDKLGFAPTEIYTTLENRMKCGVGKCGRCNIGGTYVCKEGPVFTAEEMLALPMTSDY
- a CDS encoding amidophosphoribosyltransferase; translation: MGGFFGVASRQDCIADLFYGTDYHSHLGTSRGGLVVHGKQGFKRNIHDITNSPFRTKFEPDLHKHIGNMGLGVISDFEDQPMLIESRHGRYAVVTVGRVANLRKLAEEILRKQAVHFSEMKGNEFNQT
- a CDS encoding bifunctional (p)ppGpp synthetase/guanosine-3',5'-bis(diphosphate) 3'-pyrophosphohydrolase, coding for MFSERREQAIRWMLRAHEGQVRKAEPEVPYIAHLIHVAFIVQEAGGGEDSVIAALLHDALEDTDVTPEELEGAFGPRVTAIVREVSEDKTLRWADRKARMIEQLRKASPEACLVAAADKIHNLETLTHAHRSSGPAIWESFRGAPEPTLRFYAGTLEALRGRIPEILEGNLERALETARRLILG